A genomic stretch from Phaeodactylum tricornutum CCAP 1055/1 chromosome 22, whole genome shotgun sequence includes:
- a CDS encoding predicted protein: MGVSGDHNSNNLTVNNAAASILDDEVGVPDDACFPPSGTLTASLWSNSNNDQQHETTDPVAVIRLDASTCLRQPAQNGRSLVVGRHVSVPTSVDTNSNSKTTTTRRNTPANSLADIRIQHKSMSRKHAVFYYQRSIASSTEVCWTLRLKDLGSKYGTTVNGQRIATGNDDDNHNNTIVLQHGDTIVFGNVRETVFRVHWKHDPTIAPTSTSTATTATTTIPVSVDSQSVELATNDPHRQPLPDTTPDILERAGQGLTGRAKRQAEIAAMMATLDQTPHYQQQQQQQPQLEETLPDRQTAIHHHNDNTTDDHLSITAKNKNNNNNSWKPPLPLPVSQRLVLASESERHNETTCLAMDPSGARFVVGGRDTMLRFYDFGGMDQSKTGAFQSVLVDDGHWLVDVCYSNTGDRILVGTGSVQPKVLTRDGEEILQFVRGDMYVTDQAKTKGHTAAVTGVSWHPLERDLVLTSSLDGSARLWNLNGKTSFSMLVCDKVFLVKNERGQRTAVTVVCFHPGGREFAVGTARGSVQIWNRHRVAARPERAVYNAHGKGNPVYALCYNADGSQLLSRSPSDDTAKAWNAQRLSRSAQPTAIFRGLSTIHDRANAVWSPDGNFVCAGSAEVQKIDGKRREVGALHWYQLGLIKNKDSRQSMGAGTTSSLPHTLDPVHSIDMVDNAAPVVVNWHARLNQIVVGCSDGSVSVFYDPTLSSKGALMPASKVSRGVDSLSELLKSKAPTGSAAFVGEIVTPFASSDGTNKKKRKFDEPVHTMEPERPTSGKHKTGSQAGGVTNFQQFVADQTQVKGKVIAGRDPREALLQYQKGKSYLGKETKILAEKTAEEEEEESKAT; the protein is encoded by the coding sequence ATGGGTGTTTCTGGAGACCACAACAGTAAcaatctgactgtgaacaacgCTGCAGCTTCCATACTCGACGATGAAGTGGGTGTTCCGGACGACGCGTGTTTCCCCCCATCCGGGACACTCACAGCATCGTTGTGGTCCAATAGTAACAACGACCAACAACACGAGACTACCGATCCAGTCGCCGTCATTCGCTTGGACGCTTCGACTTGTTTGCGCCAGCCCGCGCAGAACGGCCGTAGTCTCGTGGTGGGTCGACACGTTTCTGTCCCAACCTCTGTCGataccaacagcaacagcaaaacaACGACCACTAGACGTAACACTCCCGCCAATTCGCTCGCCGACATTCGCATTCAACACAAGAGCATGAGTCGCAAACACGCCGTCTTTTACTACCAGCGATCGATCGCGTCGTCCACCGAGGTCTGCTGGACCTTGCGTCTGAAAGATCTGGGATCCAAGTACGGGACGACCGTCAACGGACAACGCATCGCTACCGGGAACGACGATGATAACCATAACAACACAATTGTACTGCAACACGGAGATACCATTGTGTTTGGCAACGTACGAGAAACGGTCTTTCGCGTGCACTGGAAGCACGACCCGACAATTGCCCCAACGTCCACGTCTACCGCCACCACGGCTACCACGACGATTCCCGTCAGTGtggactcacagtcagtcgagCTCGCCACGAACGATCCGCACCGTCAACCATTACCCGATACAACACCCGACATTCTCGAACGAGCAGGACAGGGATTGACGGGTCGAGCCAAGAGACAAGCGGAAATTGCCGCCATGATGGCGACTTTAGACCAAACGCCGcattatcaacaacaacaacaacaacaaccacagTTGGAGGAAACGTTACCGGATAGACAAACCGCTATCCATcaccacaacgacaacactACTGACGATCACTTGTCGATCACTGCCAAAAATAaaaataacaacaacaacagttgGAAGCCGCCGTTGCCACTGCCGGTAAGCCAGCGACTCGTGCTCGCTTCGGAAAGCGAACGTCATAATGAAACCACCTGTCTAGCAATGGACCCGTCCGGAGCACGCTTCGTTGTTGGAGGGCGGGACACAATGCTCCGGTTTTACGATTTCGGTGGCATGGACCAATCCAAAACTGGTGCCTTTCAATCAGttctcgtcgacgacgggCACTGGTTGGTCGATGTCTGTTACAGTAACACCGGAGACCGAATATTAGTTGGTACCGGCAGTGTCCAACCCAAAGTACTCACCAGGGACGGTGAAGAAATCTTGCAGTTTGTCCGTGGGGATATGTACGTGACGGATCAAGCAAAGACCAAAGGGCACACAGCTGCCGTTACCGGGGTTTCGTGGCATCCTTTGGAACGGGACCTGGTCTTGACCTCCTCGCTTGACGGTAGCGCCCGCTTGTGGAACCTCAACGGCAAAACGTCATTTTCCATGCTAGTATGCGACAAGGTCTTTTTGGTCAAGAATGAACGGGGTCAGCGCACTGCCGTGACGGTGGTATGCTTTCATCCAGGGGGTCGGGAATTTGCCGTCGGCACCGCGCGTGGAAGCGTACAAATTTGGAATCGCCACCGAGTCGCGGCCCGTCCCGAACGAGCGGTCTATAACGCCCACGGCAAGGGCAACCCGGTCTACGCACTATGCTACAATGCTGACGGTTCGCAACTGCTAAGTCGGAGTCCGAGCGATGATACGGCGAAAGCTTGGAACGCTCAGCGCCTTTCACGATCAGCCCAACCAACCGCTATCTTCCGGGGATTATCCACCATTCACGACCGTGCCAACGCTGTCTGGAGTCCAGACGGTAATTTTGTGTGTGCCGGTTCGGCGGAGGTACAAAAGATTGATGGGAAGCGTCGCGAAGTCGGGGCGTTACACTGGTACCAATTAGGTCTGATCAAAAACAAAGATAGCCGCCAGAGTATGGGTGCCGGTACCACATCGTCACTACCTCATACCCTTGATCCCGTTCATTCGATTGATATGGTCGACAATGCGGCTCCCGTAGTTGTGAACTGGCACGCTCGCTTAAATCAGATTGTCGTCGGGTGTTCCGACGGAAGTGTCAGTGTCTTTTACGATCCGACGCTCAGTTCAAAAGGGGCGCTCATGCCAGCTTCCAAGGTCAGTCGAGGAGTGGATAGTCTTTCCGAACTGCTCAAGTCCAAGGCACCAACCGGATCCGCTGCTTTTGTGGGCGAAATCGTTACACCATTCGCTTCGTCGGATGGTaccaacaagaagaaacgcaagTTTGACGAACCAGTGCATACCATGGAACCCGAACGGCCTACATCGGGCAAGCACAAAACAGGCAGCCAGGCCGGCGGAGTTACCAATTTTCAACAATTTGTGGCGGACCAGACGCAAGTCAAGGGTAAGGTGATTGCCGGTAGGGATCCTCGAGAAGCTCTACTACAGTaccaaaaaggaaaaagctATCTCGGTAAAGAAACTAAAATCTTGGCTGAGAAAACTgccgaggaagaggaggaggagtcAAAGGCAACTTAA
- a CDS encoding predicted protein: MPTTNSPVESRTLSWTDLGLDTDEDHPRRLLRVRDDVIAYGGDEGTLVRLPFVTTSNAQNADTGSTRPLAVRRFDEDAIRAVAVSDDGTRVAVGTDSGATLFYRYELDGHVVDAPGKGLVSRHGFVTHDSDDNNNNNNNSHQKPSADLFGSQPDALAFVPQQRPGEVVRHGPVFDAPVRQLLFLPDSHFLAIATEAGLAVVSTHTDSGIGGGSLDANHNDHNNNHNVKYLHREAQTAHDESGIRGLALWQAKDCRILSSLAMDGRLCHWDVSAPTPTLWKLLHRETVPTVTKPDLGEMLGADAWDRSTIPVAHSHESILFLPGETYVQARRYRNHTWELLQSPTGATNTTDKVQGHIEAIVAMAPAPNPRDPYLVTSGRDGRVVLWKLQYSHHDNNNNDNNPNDNGDGHIVFQKQILQTDSAPTHLLWTLDQPTQTERLDMVTADGHWTTLVGRDQIAPACPTTAVTQEISLPHRQSADSVREKEKEHDADSDDSVDDFSSNKPSTHQKNPFVDDEAEDDNDDDTLDTASRGKLETTSPTDKRASNLNSSALEEHHNDLDDDSIGDDDDSFHNIPTLTTRHSDSIQWPEPQPAFGPSSTSLELTRRFLCWNHIGSVTFLRGQAGINRSTIDIHFTDSAFRRPVSFTDNMGFILGSLGEDGGIFATDLAEDEDIDEEDDDMDGLNVSAATKAAVKRSRKGPSNKPTGSSIYFHRFETFGSLRDKDWYLTLPDGERALGCASGEGWAAVVTSRRFLRLFSSGGNQGEVLWLNGHPVTMAGRGRFVAVVYHESTPLPDGTQKLGYLVLDAMANRVVAKGPVSCISGASTLSWLGFSNDGSLLAMDSDGMLSMLVCASSLDAEGPTEKHWEWMPMLDTVGLRKSRDDSFWPVTVYDGKLVCVPLKGGMKHPDAVRRPVTAALGFRLPLARGPLTKTHTLEELAVRAAIALGQKKAIHEISREGDEDDEDFEKEYRSLSAQVDKVTLKMFAAIAEAGKLERALDLVERLHLEKSYDLAMTIGDRHRKLVDLIEEAKDRKFGDPGSHQAEFTTKAESPNYQRPRISPDSAGAKRSLDDEDENVRSRLVRRKPTFA, encoded by the exons ATGCCAACGACCAATTCGCCAGTCGAAAGCCGAACGTTGTCGTGGACGGATCTCGGGTTGGACACGGACGAAGATCACCCGCGTCGTTTGTTGCGTGTGCGGGACGACGTGATTGCCTACGGCGGCGACGAAGGCACACTGGTACGCTTACCTTTCGTCACAACGAGCAACGCCCAAAATGCCGACACGGGGTCCACGCGACCCTTGGCCGTGCGTCGCTTTGATGAAGACGCCATACGTGCCGTCGCAGTCTCGGACGACGGAACCCGCGTTGCCGTCGGAACGGATAGCGGTGCCACTCTTTTCTACCGTTACGAGTTGGATGGACACGTAGTAGACGCACCTGGAAAGGGGCTCGTCTCCCGACACGGATTTGTCACGcacgacagtgacgacaacaacaacaacaacaacaactccCACCAGAAACCCTCGGCAGACTTGTTTGGATCGCAGCCCGACGCCCTCGCCTTTGTCCCACAGCAACGTCCCGGGGAAGTCGTCCGTCACGGACCCGTATTTGACGCTCCTGTACGGCAACTCCTCTTTCTCCCCGACTCGCATTTCCTCGCCATTGCCACGGAAGCCGGATTGGCCGTTGTTTCCACCCATACCGACAGCGGCATTGGTGGTGGCAGTCTGGACGCTAACCACAacgaccacaacaacaaccacaacgtCAAATACCTCCACCGGGAAGCCCAAACGGCACACGACGAATCCGGCATACGCGGACTCGCCCTCTGGCAAGCAAAGGACTGTCGTATACTCTCCTCACTCGCCATGGACGGGCGTCTCTGTCACTGGGATGTCTCTGCTCCCACTCCCACACTCTGGAAACTACTGCACCGCGAGACAGTACCGACCGTTACCAAGCCCGACCTGGGCGAAATGCTCGGTGCCGATGCCTGGGATCGATCCACCATCCCCGTCGCCCATTCCCACGAAAGCATACTCTTTTTGCCCGGAGAAACCTACGTACAGGCGCGTCGCTACCGCAACCACACCTGGGAACTCCTACAGTCCCCTACCGGGGCCACCAATACTACCGACAAAGTACAGGGACACATTGAAGCCATTGTCGCCATGGCCCCGGCACCCAACCCTCGAGATCCGTACCTCGTCACCAGTGGACGCGACGGACGAGTCGTCCTCTGGAAACTACAGTACTCTCatcacgacaacaacaacaacgacaacaatccAAACGACAATGGTGACGGGCACATTGtctttcaaaaacaaatccTCCAGACGGATTCCGCCCCAACTCATTTGTTGTGGACACTGGACCAACCGACGCAAACGGAACGTCTCGACATGGTGACCGCCGACGGACACTGGACTACTCTGGTAGGACGCGACCAGATTGCTCCGGCCTGTCCAACCACTGCAGTGACCCAAGAGATCTCCCTCCCACACCGCCAATCAGCCGATTCCGTGCGggaaaaagagaaggaaCATGACGCAGACTCGGACGACAGCGTTGATGACTTTTCTTCGAACAAACCTTCCACACACCAAAAGAATCCGTttgtggacgacgaggcggaggacgacaacgatgacgatacGCTCGATACGGCCTCGCGTGGAAAACTGGAGACGACCTCACCAACGGACAAGCGCGCCTCCAATCTTAACAGCAGCGCTCTCGAAGAACACCACAATGATCTAGACGACGACTCCAtcggtgacgatgacgactcCTTCCACAACATTCCGACTCTCACCACGCGACATTCCGATTCGATCCAGTGGCCTGAACCACAACCCGCCTTTGGTCCTTCTTCCACATCGCTTGAATTGACTCGCCGCTTTCTGTGCTGGAATCACATTGGGTCCGTTACGTTTCTTCGAGGACAGGCCGGCATCAACCGCAGCACGATCGACATTCACTTTACGGACTCGGCATTTCGTCGGCCCGTTTCCTTCACCGATAATATGGGCTTCATTCTGGGGTCCCTGGGGGAAGACGGCGGAATATTCGCCACCGACTTggcggaagacgaggatATTGAtgaggaggacgacgataTGGACGGCTTGAACGTGTCGGCTGCTACCAAGGCCGCCGTCAAACGTTCGCGCAAGGGTCCTTCGAACAAACCGACCGGGTCGAGCATTTACTTTCATCGCTTCGAAACGTTCGGGTCCTTACGCGACAAGGATTGGTACTTGACGCTCCCAGATGGGGAGCGGGCTTTGGGGTGTGCGTCCGGTGAAGGATGGGCCGCCGTCGTAACGAGTCGCCGTTTCTTGCGGCTCTTTTCTTCGGGCGGCAATCAAGGAGAGGTGCTTTGGCTGAACGGCCACCCCGTCACCATGGCTGGACGGGGACGGTTCGTCGCGGTGGTGTATCACGAAAGCACACCGTTACCAGATGGAACCCAAAAACTCGGAtacttggtgttggatgcgATGGCGAATCGCGTAGTTGCCAAGGGGCCAGTGTCATGTATTAGCGGTGCATCGACTCTTTCATGGTTGGGGTTCAGCAATGATGGATCTCTGCTGGCCATGGATTCGGATGGTATGCTGTCAATGTTGGTTTGCGCATCATCCTTGGATGCGGAGGGACCGACGGAAAAACACTGGGAATGGATGCCAATGCTGGACACGGTGGGGTTACGTAAATCCCGGGACGATTCCTTCTGGCCGGTCACAGTTTATGACGGAAAGTTGGTGTGCGTCCCGCTCAAGGGTGGGATGAAGCATCCAGATGCGGTGCGCCGTCCCGTCACGGCCGCTCTCGGCTTTCGTCTTCCCCTGGCCCGGGGTCCTTTGACCAAGACGCACACGTTGGAAGAGCTTGCGGTGCGCGCCGCGATTGCGCTGGGGCAGAAGAAGGCCATTCACGAGATTAGCCGGGAAggcgacgaggacgacgaggactttgaaaaagaatacCGTTCCCTTTCGGCCCAAGTG GACAAGGTCACGCTAAAAATGTTTGCAGCAATCGCGGAAGCCGGTAAATTGGAGCGCGCTTTGGATTTGGTGGAGCGTTTGcatttggaaaagagctACGACTTGGCCATGACGATTGGCGACCGGCACCGCAAACTTGTCGATTTGATCGAAGAGGCCAAGGATCGCAAGTTTGGAGATCCGGGATCGCACCAAGCCGAGTTTACGACCAAAGCGGAATCCCCGAACTATCAACGCCCCCGCATCTCTCCAGATTCGGCCGGGGCAAAACGCAGTCTTGACGATGAGGACGAGAACGTCCGAAGCCGTCTCGTGCGTCGCAAACCAACGTTTGCCTAA
- a CDS encoding predicted protein yields MSDTCLDALLSTRDGQIGLLTLPREDLRVTGDSASSGDTTPPSSFVLLQLPVGWQARDLRDAHFVANRSQQVVLVSEAHHCSFTAHRVETSNVLVLVPPRKTTNHQANAAADANDTGAEAEAGFALHDTQAADGDTPWKRDTDEPASREWKKAKLAAPRDASPLVPVPARLLKPGGIGSSFLELRPTVLARNDLQRALRQALPPNDAEWNPQSYSDCRHSDRTRMQRGRTVAQLANYLQTSTQQIRNGLAALPQAFPLPHSHNNNNNKVHHQTTSFVYLSEVVLQDILDAIVATLAEVDDCSDYAQHGVLLHSVLIPEALQRLSPPVTTVHTDDANLLLWQALIRHGVDTLRDESCSSPHIPSESDTDCEPRTVLTVSKVARLVARRLFQMQTAPWEERRFLARWQSELPGVGHIYAVHVAMLRGLAIRNEGSSTERSVSDRTSTATVPEEATWRYLAADQVVVRSHEHADPTTTGYPTESYFDVLFQTQSLWTLDALQPYLDYLVVETATTQADLLLRHTKLIIRTDPLTGATLQFFTKR; encoded by the exons ATGAGCGACACTTGTTTGGACGCTTTGTTGTCCACACGCGACGGTCAGATTGGTTTATTGACGTTGCCACGGGAGGATTTGCGGGTGACGGGGGATTCCGCGTCGTCGGGCGACACGACGCCACCCAGTTCCTTCGTCTTGCTGCAACTGCCCGTTGGTTGGCAGGCCCGTGATCTCCGGGACGCCCACTTCGTCGCCAATCGTTCTCAACAAGTTGTCCTGGTATCGGAAGCACACCATTGTTCCTTTACGGCGCATCGCGTCGAGACGTCCAACGTGCTCGTCCTTGTGCCTCCCCGGAAGACGACAAACCATCAAGCCaatgctgctgctgatgcTAATGATACTGGTGCTGAGGCTGAGGCTGGCTTTGCCCTTCACGATACACAAGCCGCGGACGGTGACACACCGTGGAAGCGCGACACGGACGAACCCGCATCGAGAGAATGGAAAAAGGCCAAACTTGCGGCACCCCGGGACGCGTCTCCCCTCGTTCCCGTACCCGCACGTTTATTGAAACCCGGGGGGATTGgttcttcctttttggaatTGCGACCCACCGTCTTGGCTCGGAACGACCTTCAACGTGCCTTGCGGCAAGCACTGCCACCCAATGATGCCGAATGGAACCCACAGTCTTATTCGGATTGCCGACACTCCGACCGTACGAGGATGCAACGCGGACGCACCGTTGCGCAGCTCGCCAATTACTTGCAAACGTCGACCCAACAGATTCGCAACGGACTCGCTGCCTTGCCACAGGCCTTTCCGTTGCCCCACTctcacaacaacaacaacaacaaagtcCACCACCAGACCACCTCCTTCGTGTACTTGTCCGAAGTGGTACTACAGGACATTCTCGATGCCATTGTCGCGACTCTCGCCGAAGTGGACGACTGTTCCGATTACGCCCAACACGGAGTGCTCCTGCACTCGGTACTGATCCCGGAAGCCCTCCAACGACTCTCTCCCCCCGTGACCACGGTGCACACGGACGATGCGAACCTGCTTCTTTGGCAAGCGCTCATTCGACACGGCGTCGATACCTTGCGAGACGAGTCTTGCTCCAGTCCACACATTCCGTCCGAGTCggacactgactgtgagccacGCACCGTACTCACGGTCTCCAAG GTCGCTCGGCTCGTCGCACGCCGACTGTTTCAGATGCAAACGGCTCCGTGGGAGGAACGTCGCTTCCTAGCGCGTTGGCAATCCGAATTGCCCGGGGTGGGACATATCTACGCCGTCCACGTGGCCATGTTGCGGGGTCTAGCGATTCGGAACGAAGGATCCTCCACCGAACGTTCCGTCTCGGATAGAACGTCAACCGCCACCGTTCCCGAAGAAGCGACTTGGCGGTACTTGGCGGCCGACCAAGTGGTGGTACGGTCTCACGAGCATGCCGATCCCACCACCACGGGCTACCCGACGGAATCCTATTTCGACGTCTTGTTCCAGACCCAGTCGTTGTGGACCTTGGACGCTTTGCAACCGTACCTGGATTACCTAGTGGTTGAAACGGCCACGACGCAAGCCGATTTATTGTTGCGGCATACGAAGTTGATCATCCGGACCGATCCTCTTACTGGGGCAACTCTTCAGTTCTTTACCAAACGATAG
- a CDS encoding predicted protein, which translates to MKRYYDKQWDQMFERLLAFRDENGHCMVPKRFPPDMKLGTWVHTQRIQYRKLPVIGRLTDDRIHRLEELGFIWSLRDDWQKHYEELKEYKKSNGHCNVPARYVPNRRLGIWVSAQRQQYKIVQTPPELRPRRSAPLTDDRIELLNELGFTWTIRSRDSLGESWTQRLQDLREFRAIHGHCLVPSRYPPNPELGIWVGTQR; encoded by the exons ATGAAGCGATACTACGACAAACAATGGGACCAAATGTTCGAGCGCCTGCTCGCATTTCGCGACGAGAATGGCCATTGCATGGTGCCCAAACGATTCCCTCCAGACATGAAACTCGGTACTTGGGTACACACTCAACGGATTCAATATCGCAAGCTT CCAGTTATAGGAAGACTAACAGACGATCGCATACATCGTTTGGAGGAATTAGGATTTATCTGGTCTTTGCGTGACGATTGGCAGAAGCACTACGAAGAACTCAAAGAGTACAAAAAGTCGAATGGACATTGTAACGTCCCAGCTCGATACGTGCCGAATCGGCGTCTCGGAATTTGGGTAAGtgcacaacgacaacagtacAAGATTGTCCAAACTCCGCCGGAGCTGCGCCCTCGCCGGTCAGCACCTCTGACAGACGATCGTATTGAGTTGTTGAACGAGTTGGGGTTCACGTGGACGATTCGTTCTCGTGACAGTCTCGGCGAATCGTGGACCCAACGCTTGCAGGACTTGCGAGAGTTCAGAGCCATCCACGGCCACTGCTTGGTTCCCTCCCGCTACCCACCTAATCCAGAATTGGGGATTTGGGTGGGAACACAGCGC
- a CDS encoding predicted protein, which translates to MSEGDSRRKIGAQVTAKACHVVHLSECARRYGALRTTKVVVGTFVEVNNTRKAPNNRVSTFITADFDIGGGSVKRSTLNIRSVKLFKPDQSTVPSSPAAPIPAVDNADTDLAVPEQEEGEAVLQETSPDEELEFPAQPMMEIGIAAGEQVAGPTAQVATQVWGVEDASFVMAHETKWYADEQATLIDINGSVQSKQFGINTPIGDLLGPDSDIDGKYSRLQYFLLMFPPDQLSAMCQLTNVQLAQQNKHCMSTGELLRFFGILILATKFEFSSRSQLWSTTAPSKYIPAPAFGKTGMSRQRFDDLWRNIRWSNQCPERPEGMSSHTFRWQLVDDFVERYNNHRANTFKPSHLICVDESMSRWYGQGGEWINHGLPNYVAIDRKPENGCEIQNAACGCSGIMLRLKVVKGKTATEDDGDYNEQLLHGTKILKELVLPWWWTDRIVCADSYFSSVGTAMELQRHGLRFIGVVKTATKQYPMRYLSTLELNQRGERRGLVMRDVDTNYSTLLAFVWMDRDRRYFVSSASSLDAGKPYIRYRWRQIDQSPDADPERLEIIIPQPKAAELYYSACGMIDRHNRSRQDTLMLERKLGTTNWSTRVNLSIFGMIVVDTWLAYSLCTGIGRANGREEKQKDFYTALAEELVDNQYDNVGSRRVFVEANLDNDSPALSRTTGEPRSGLYAHLTPTKKRRKNKDGSFSSNRLQGRCLVCSKKTTYVCSVCKDEETPHSREPWVCYTTKGKLCYANHMATCHGA; encoded by the coding sequence ATGTCAGAAGGGGATTCCCGCCGAAAGATTGGTGCTCAGGTGACAGCGAAGGCCTGTCATGTTGTCCATTTGAGTGAGTGTGCTCGGCGATATGGTGCTTTGAGGACCACCAAGGTCGTTGTGGGGACTTTTGTGGAGGTCAACAATACCAGAAAGGCGCCAAACAACCGTGTATCAACCTTCATTACTGCTGACTTTGATATTGGTGGAGGATCAGTCAAGCGGAGCACTCTGAACATCCGTAGCgtcaaactcttcaaacCGGACCAGTCGACAGTACCATCCAGTCCCGCAGCACCAATACCGGCAGTAGACAACGCAGACACAGATTTGGCCGTTCCAGAgcaagaggaaggagaagcGGTCTTGCAGGAGACTTCTCCtgatgaagaattggaatttCCAGCACAACCGATGATGGAAATTGGAATAGCTGCGGGGGAACAGGTAGCAGGACCTACCGCACAAGTAGCCACGCAGGTTTGGGGTGTTGAAGACGCTTCCTTTGTAATGGCTCATGAAACAAAGTGGTATGCTGACGAGCAAGCTACATTGATTGATATAAATGGCAGTGTCCAAAGTAAGCAGTTTGGCATCAATACACCAATTGGTGACCTTCTTGGTCCAGACTCTGACATTGATGGAAAATATTCGCGGCTgcaatattttcttctcATGTTTCCACCCGACCAACTGAGCGCCATGTGTCAGCTAACAAATGTGCAGCTTGCCCAACAGAACAAGCACTGCATGTCAACAGGAGAGCTGCTTCGATTCTTTGGCATTCTAATTCTTGcgacaaaatttgaatttagCAGTCGATCGCAATTGTGGTCCACAACCGCGCCGTCAAAATACATTCCTGCCCCTgcattcggaaaaacaggaaTGTCGCGGCAGCGCTTTGATGATCTTTGGCGAAATATCCGATGGAGCAACCAGTGTCCTGAACGGCCGGAAGGTATGAGCTCCCATACGTTTCGGTGGCAACTTGtcgatgattttgttgaaagataCAACAATCATCGAGCCAATACTTTCAAACCATCTCATCTTATTTGTGTGGATGAATCAATGTCGCGATGGTATGGACAAGGGGGGGAATGGATAAATCATGGACTCCCCAATTATGTGGCTATTGACCGAAAGCCCGAAAACGGTTGTGAGATTCAAAATGCCGCATGCGGCTGTTCGGGTATCATGCTTCGATTGAAGGTTGTAAAGGGTAAGACagcaacagaagatgatgggGACTACAATGAACAGTTGCTGCATGGAACAAAGATCCTCAAAGAGCTTgtccttccttggtggtggacggatCGGATTGTTTGCGCTGACTCGTATTTTTCATCTGTCGGTACAGCTATGGAGTTGCAGCGACATGGTTTGAGATTTATTGGAGTTGtaaaaacagcaacaaaacaatatCCGATGAGATACCTTTCGACTTTAGAGTTGAACCAGAGAGGCGAACGGAGAGGGCTTGTGATGCGAGATGTTGATACAAATTATAGCACtctgttggcttttgtgtggATGGACAGGGACCGCCGATATTTTGTGTCGAGTGCTTCCAGTCTGGATGCAGGCAAGCCCTACATACGCTATCGTTGGAGACAGATTGACCAATCTCCGGATGCAGATCCAGAGAGGCTGGAAATTATCATTCCACAGCCCAAAGCAGCGGAATTATACTATTCTGCATGTGGGATGATTGACAGGCACAATCGAAGTCGTCAggatacactgatgcttgaACGAAAGTTGGGTACAACAAATTGGTCGACAAGGGTTAACCTCtcaatatttggaatgattgttgttgacacttGGTTGGCCTACAGTCTgtgtacaggaataggaaGAGCTAACGggagagaagaaaagcagaaagactTCTACACTGCCTTGGCTGAGGAGCTAGTGGATAACCAAtacgacaatgttggaagtcgcagAGTTTTCGTGGAGGCAAATTTGGACAATGACAGCCCAGCACTTTCAAGGACTACGGGAGAACCAAGAAGTGGCCTGTACGCACATCTaacaccaaccaaaaaaagaagaaagaacaaagacggtAGTTTTAGCAGCAATAGACTACAAGGACGAtgcttggtgtgttccaagaagacaacatatgtttgctcagtgtgcaaagatgaagaaacaccTCACTCCAGAGAACCGTGGGTTTGTTATACCACCAAGGGGAAGCTGTGCTATGCAAACCACATGGCTACCTGTCACGGCGCCTAA